In the genome of Acidobacteriota bacterium, the window GGCGCGGTCATCGACAAGAAGGCGTTCCAGAGCATCAGCGGCTACGTCGAGGAGGCCAGGAAGTCGGCCAAGATCGTCGCGGGTGGTGGCACGGACGACTCGAAGGGGTACTTCATCCAGCCGACGCTGGTGCTGGCCGAAGACCCGGGGCATCGCCTGCTGTGCGAGGAGATCTTCGGGCCGGTGCTCACCGTGCACGTCTACGACGATGCGAAGTGGGTCGAGACGCTGAAGCTGGTCGACGGCACCTCGCCGTACGCGTTGACGGGCGCGGTGTTCGCCAACGATCGGCGGGCCGTGCGCGAGGCGCTCTCCGGCCTGCGCAACGCGGCGGGGAACTTCTACATCAACGACAAGCCGACCGGCGCGGTGGTTGGCCAGCAGCCCTTCGGCGGGGCGCGCGGGTCGGGCACGAACGACAAGGCCGGTTCCAAGCTGAACCTCGTGCGGTGGGTCAACGCGCGGACCGTCAAGGAGACGTTCAACTCTCCGCGCGACTACCGCTATCCGTTCATGGCCGAGGAGTAACCGCCACGGCGCCGGCACGGACGACGACGGACGTCGCCCGTGCCGGGTCGCCCCCAGCCGGACGTCCCCGAGCGTTCCACGGGACAGCGACTCAGCAGGCACCCGGCCCGCGACCGATCCCTCAACCGACGGCGCGCGGGAGGGCACCCGCTCCGGGGCCCGATCCCGACCCGACGCCGAAGACCGACGGCTGTTTTTCGACGTCCGCCGCGCCGCAGGCCGGGCAGGCGGGAGCGTGTTGAGTGCGAGAGAGCAGCAGGGCCTCGAAGCGGTGGCCGCACGAAGGGCAGCGGTAATCGAAAATCGGCATGAGCGTTCTGTCGTCGTGGTCGTGATGGCCGCCTCCGTTGACGGCCTGCGTTCAGAGATGCCGGGACCGGCCGGATGGTGACACCCAGACCGGTTCTCACGTGTGTCGATGCTGCCAATCCCGGTTCCGACGACCGGACCGCCCTTGGTCTCCTGAGCCTTCTCTGGCGGTCAGGTGTTTGGTGTCGGTCGTCTCGGACAGATTGGCCTCCTCAACACGCGTGAGAAGCCCTCGGGACCCGCTGTTACAATCGGGGCACTGCCCGCGCCGGCCGGCGCGCCGCCGCGTGGGCCGCCGGGCTCCCGCCGATTCCGGGCTGCCCTGGCCGCCGCGCGTCTGGCACCCCAGGAGGATAGTGTGTCCGATCTCTCCGATCTCGAGAAGGAACTCGTCATCCGACCGCTCCGCATGGAGGACTACGACCAGCTCGTCGACATGCAGCACCGCTGCTTCCCGACCATGCGGCCGTGGAGCCGCGAGCAGGTGGCCAGCCAGCTCCGGGTCTTTCCCGAAGGGCAGCTGTGCGTCGAGTATGGCGGCAAGGTGGTGGCCTCGTCGAGCAGCCTCATTCTCGACTTCGGCATGTACGACGGCCACCACACGTGGGCGGAGGTGACCGACTCGGGCATGATCAGGAACCACAATCCCGAGGGCAACACGCTGTACGGGATCGAGGTGATGGTCGACCCCGACTACCGCGGCATGAAGCTCGCGCGGCGGCTCTACGACGCGCGCAAGGACCTGGTCCGTCAGCGGAACCTGATGGCCATCGTCGTCGGCGGGCGCATCCCGGGGTACCACGCGCATGCGGCGAGCATGTCGGCGCGCGAATACGTCGAGAAGGTGCAGAACAAGACGCTCGTCGATCCCGTGCTGACGACGCAGATCGCCAACGGGTTCGTGCTGAAGCGATTGATCCAGAGCTACCTGCCGACCGACGAGGAGTCGCAGGGCTGGGCGACGTTTCTCGAGTGGAGCAACCTCGACTACCAGCCCGACCCGAACCGGCGGCTCGTCGCCTCGCGCCGGGTGCGCATCTGCGCGGTGCAGTACCAGATGCGCCGGGTGAGCAGCTTCGACGAGTTCGCGCGGCAGAGCGAGTACTTCGTCGACGTGGCGTCCGACTACAAGGCCGACTTCATCCTGTTTCCGGAACTTTTCACCACGCAGCTGCTCTCGTTTCTGAAGGCTGAACGGCCGGGGCTGGCCGTGCGCCGGCTGGCCGAGTTCACGCCGCAGTACCTC includes:
- a CDS encoding zinc ribbon domain-containing protein, translated to MPIFDYRCPSCGHRFEALLLSRTQHAPACPACGAADVEKQPSVFGVGSGSGPGAGALPRAVG
- a CDS encoding GNAT family N-acetyltransferase — protein: MEDYDQLVDMQHRCFPTMRPWSREQVASQLRVFPEGQLCVEYGGKVVASSSSLILDFGMYDGHHTWAEVTDSGMIRNHNPEGNTLYGIEVMVDPDYRGMKLARRLYDARKDLVRQRNLMAIVVGGRIPGYHAHAASMSAREYVEKVQNKTLVDPVLTTQIANGFVLKRLIQSYLPTDEESQGWATFLEWSNLDYQPDPNRRLVASRRVRICAVQYQMRRVSSFDEFARQSEYFVDVASDYKADFILFPELFTTQLLSFLKAERPGLAVRRLAEFTPQYLELFSKLALKHDINIVGGSHFAVEDERLYNISYLFHRNGGIDKQYKLHITPNERRWWGVEPGNKLEVFETDKGKVSIQICYDIEFPELGRLAAEQGAEIFFVPFCTDERYGYLRVRYCAQARCIENHVFVALAGNVGNLPDVDNMDVQYAQSGIFTPSDIPFSRDAVAAECTPNIETVIVEDVDLELLRRHRQTGNVLNWKDRRTDLYEVRLRASE